A single genomic interval of Corvus cornix cornix isolate S_Up_H32 chromosome 1, ASM73873v5, whole genome shotgun sequence harbors:
- the MID1IP1 gene encoding mid1-interacting protein 1 isoform X1, which produces MGGPGERGQHAGPACPRGKGCQSPVSHSPRPGAARGEGPQRCSVTVPLAAIPARGGTGARERSVAAVALSQGWGARQPPPDCSGSPGDSAPQFLPPAPTRAARASRDARGAGCAPGALPRRGARGGAGAAAARRLYLAWRRGGWHWGTPFCKIRAINTAPGMGARPRAAGNSSGLRRTLIVSSRRAQPAAEGGRCR; this is translated from the exons ATGGGCGGGCCGGGAGAACGCGGGCAGCACGCGGGGCCCGCGTGTCCCCGCGGCAAGGGCTGTCAATCACCTGTCAGTCACTCGCCCCgccccggcgcggcccgggGGGAGGGCCCGCAGCGCTGCTCTGTCACGGTGCCCCTCGCTGCGATCCCCGCCCGGGGCGGGACCGGCGCTCGGGAGCGTTCCGTGGCCGCCGTTGCTTTGTCCCAGGGTTGGGGTGCGAGGCAGCCGCCGCCGGACTGCAGCGGCTCCCCTGGGGACTCAGCCCCGCAGTTTCTGCCGCCAGCACCAACCCGCGCGGCCCGGGCCTCTCGGGATGCCCGCGGTGCGGGCTGTGCTCCCGGCGCCCTCCCCCGGCGGGGGGCGAGAGGCGGAGCCGGCGCGGCGGCCGCCCGCCGCCTTTATCTGGCGTGGCGGCGcggggggtggcactggggaacACCTTTTTGTAAGATACGCGCTATAAATACGGCGCCGGGGATGGGAGCGCGGCCACGGGCGGCGGGAAACAGCTCCGGATTACG caggactctgATCGTGAGCAGCCGCCGAGCCCAACCCGCGGCGGAGGGCGGCCGGTGCCGCTAG
- the MID1IP1 gene encoding mid1-interacting protein 1 isoform X2, whose protein sequence is MMQICDSYSQKYSLFNAMNRFIGAVNNMDQTVMVPSLLRDVPLLLEELDAAGAVCPPRDAALPPGDPGAYFSRRDMYSHYMLLKSIRNDIEWGVVQPAAGEEAARKKDKLGGGPAEDGEGEEDLEQQFHYHLSGLHSVLSKLTRKANVLTNRYKQEIGVSSWGQ, encoded by the coding sequence ATGATGCAGATCTGCGACTCGTACAGCCAGAAGTACTCCCTCTTCAACGCCATGAATCGCTTCATCGGCGCCGTCAATAACATGGACCAGACGGTGATGGTGCCCAGCCTGCTGCGCGACGTGccgctgctgctggaggaactGGACGCGGCGGGCGCCGTGTGCCCGCCCCGGGATGCTGCCCTGCCGCCCGGCGACCCCGGCGCCTACTTCTCCCGCAGGGACATGTACAGCCACTACATGCTGCTCAAGTCCATCCGCAACGACATCGAGTGGGGCGTGGTGCAGCCGGCGGCGGGCGAGGAGGCCGCCCGCAAGAAGGACAAGCTGGGCGGCGGGCCCGCCGAGGATGGCGAGGGGGAGGAGGACCTGGAGCAGCAGTTCCATTACCACCTCAGCGGACTCCACTCGGTCCTCTCCAAGCTCACCCGCAAGGCCAACGTCCTTACCAACAGATACAAGCAGGAGATCGGCGTCAGCAGCTGGGGGCAGTGA